A part of Aegilops tauschii subsp. strangulata cultivar AL8/78 chromosome 2, Aet v6.0, whole genome shotgun sequence genomic DNA contains:
- the LOC109786173 gene encoding nuclear transcription factor Y subunit B-3: protein MPDSDNDSGGPSNADFSSPKEQDRFLPIANVSRIMKKALPANAKISKDAKETVQECVSEFISFITGEASDKCQREKRKTINGDDLLWAMTTLGFEDYMEPLKLYLHKFRELEGEKAVGAGGVGALPSPGGSSSQQRESTPRNNGGGGEAGGYGGMYGGAGAGGSGGGMFMMMGQPMYGSPPAAGYQHPQHHHQMMTGGQGGYGYGDAGAGGGSSSSSGFGRQDRA from the coding sequence ATGCCGGACTCCGACAACGACTCCGGCGGGCCGAGCAACGCGGACTTCTCGTCGCCCAAGGAGCAGGACAGGTTCCTGCCGATCGCCAACGTGAGCCGGATCATGAAGAAGGCGCTGCCGGCCAACGCCAAGATCTCCAAGGACGCCAAGGAGACGGTGCAGGAGTGCGTGTCCGAGTTCATCTCCTTCATCACCGGCGAGGCCTCCGACAAGTGCCAGCGCGAGAAGCGCAAGACCATCAACGGCGACGACCTGCTGTGGGCCATGACCACGCTCGGCTTCGAGGACTACATGGAGCCGCTCAAGCTCTACCTGCACAAGTTCCGCGAGCTCGAGGGCGAGAAGGCCGTCGGCGCCGGCGGCGTTGGCGCGTTACCCTCCCCCGGCGGCTCCAGCTCGCAGCAGAGGGAGTCGACGCCAAGGAACAATGGCGGAGGCGGTGAGGCCGGCGGCTACGGCGGCATGTACGGTGGCGCCGGGGcaggaggcagcggcggcggcatgTTCATGATGATGGGGCAGCCCATGTACGGGTCCCCGCCGGCGGCAGGGTACCAACATCCGCAGCATCACCACCAGATGATGACGGGAGGGCAAGGCGGGTACGGCTACGGcgacgccggcgccggcggcgggtCTTCGTCGTCCTCAGGGTTCGGCAGGCAAGACAGGGCATGA